From Enterococcus wangshanyuanii, the proteins below share one genomic window:
- the malX gene encoding maltose/glucose-specific PTS transporter subunit IIBC — translation MKKKFSFWEFFQGIGKTFMLPVALLAFMGLILGIGSSFSSPSTLELLPFLDQPWLQVAFRFMSTVGGFAFTYLPLLFAMAIPLGLARSEKGVAAFSGLVGYVVMNLSINFYLTETGKLADPDHLREAGQGMVLGMQSVEMGVLGGIIVGIIVYLLHNKFYTIQLPDAFAFFGGARFIPIITSLVMSIVGLLIPIIWPIFALSINSVGLVIQKAGIFGPFLFGAGERLLLPFGLHHILVSMIRFTEAGGTQIVDGQSVSGALNIFYAQLQSGSPISPAATAFLSQGKMPTFMFGLPAAALAMYRTALPENRHKIKGLLISGVIATFVTGITEPIEFLFLFIAPVLYGFHVIMTGLGFMVMALLQVVIGNTDGGVLDFLIFGVLQGMYTKWYLVLLVGALWFAVYYFVFKFAIQRFNLKTPGRELAAEDVTDKERNYTKSGKYDGSLILDALGGSTNIISLDNCITRLRLVIEDMAAIDEQELKNQGALGVIKLDSNNLQVIIGTQVATVKNELENLME, via the coding sequence ATGAAAAAGAAATTTAGTTTTTGGGAATTCTTCCAAGGGATCGGTAAAACATTTATGCTGCCCGTTGCATTATTAGCGTTTATGGGATTGATCTTAGGGATCGGCAGTTCTTTTTCCAGTCCTTCAACCCTTGAATTGCTGCCATTTTTAGATCAGCCTTGGCTGCAGGTCGCCTTCCGTTTTATGTCAACAGTCGGTGGTTTTGCTTTTACGTATTTGCCCTTATTATTTGCGATGGCCATTCCTTTAGGTTTAGCCCGCAGTGAAAAAGGAGTCGCTGCTTTTTCTGGTCTAGTTGGTTATGTGGTTATGAACTTATCGATCAATTTTTATTTGACTGAGACTGGGAAATTAGCTGATCCAGACCATTTACGTGAAGCAGGACAGGGAATGGTTTTAGGGATGCAGTCCGTCGAAATGGGAGTATTAGGCGGAATTATTGTTGGGATCATCGTTTATTTACTTCATAATAAGTTTTATACGATTCAATTACCGGATGCTTTTGCCTTTTTTGGAGGTGCCCGTTTTATTCCGATCATCACTTCACTTGTGATGTCTATCGTCGGGCTACTGATCCCAATTATCTGGCCGATTTTTGCTCTTAGTATCAACAGTGTGGGGCTTGTAATTCAAAAAGCAGGTATTTTTGGTCCTTTTTTATTCGGTGCAGGGGAACGCTTGCTGTTGCCGTTTGGTTTACACCATATCTTAGTTTCAATGATTCGTTTTACCGAAGCTGGCGGAACTCAAATCGTCGATGGACAAAGTGTTTCTGGGGCATTGAATATTTTCTATGCTCAGCTGCAAAGTGGTTCACCGATCAGTCCAGCGGCTACAGCCTTCTTATCTCAAGGAAAAATGCCGACCTTTATGTTTGGGTTGCCGGCAGCGGCTTTAGCAATGTATCGAACCGCCTTACCTGAAAATCGTCACAAAATCAAAGGATTACTGATTTCTGGTGTGATTGCAACTTTTGTTACCGGAATCACTGAACCAATCGAATTTCTTTTCTTGTTTATCGCACCTGTCTTATATGGTTTCCACGTCATCATGACTGGTCTAGGCTTTATGGTCATGGCGTTACTTCAAGTCGTGATCGGCAATACAGACGGCGGCGTGCTGGATTTTCTGATCTTTGGTGTGTTACAAGGAATGTATACAAAATGGTACTTGGTTCTACTCGTTGGTGCCTTATGGTTTGCGGTTTATTACTTCGTTTTCAAGTTTGCGATTCAAAGATTCAATTTGAAAACGCCTGGACGTGAATTAGCAGCCGAAGATGTGACAGATAAAGAACGTAATTATACAAAAAGTGGAAAATATGATGGATCGTTGATTCTTGATGCACTTGGCGGAAGCACCAATATCATTTCTTTGGATAATTGCATCACTCGTTTGCGTCTCGTTATTGAAGATATGGCTGCCATTGATGAACAGGAATTGAAAAATCAAGGAGCCTTAGGTGTGATCAAATTGGATAGCAACAATCTTCAAGTCATCATTGGTACGCAGGTCGCCACCGTCAAAAATGAATTGGAAAACTTAATGGAGTAG
- a CDS encoding MalY/PatB family protein encodes MIDTIDFDTIIDRKGTFCTQWDYVADRFGEADLLPFTVSDTDFAVPKEIIASLQKRINHPVFGYTRWNHTAFKESIQHWYQTRFDYKLNSEWIVYSPSVIYSISKLIELKSEDGDQILIQTPAYDAFFKMIHAQNRTVLETKLHYQNHQYTIDFVDLENKLSQANCKIFLLCSPHNPTGRVWTKEELTTIIQLCQTHDVFLISDEIHMDILRKGEHHTPIFQWAVDTQQIALCTSASKTFNTPGLIASYLMVPDAELREQFMYILKNRDGLSSTSILGLDSTITAYNHCHDWLDQLNHYLDKNVQLTTQFIREELPELIVIEAQATYLLWIDCSNLPFTMAQLQSALIHEGKVAIMDGTTYGESGKDFLRLNIGCSKEKLLDGLMRLKKSILYLKK; translated from the coding sequence ATGATAGATACAATTGATTTCGATACGATTATCGATAGAAAAGGAACATTTTGCACACAATGGGATTATGTTGCTGACCGTTTCGGTGAAGCTGATTTATTGCCCTTTACTGTATCAGATACTGATTTTGCAGTGCCAAAAGAGATCATTGCTTCCCTGCAAAAGCGTATCAACCATCCAGTATTTGGCTACACACGCTGGAATCATACCGCATTCAAAGAGAGTATACAGCATTGGTATCAGACCCGTTTTGATTATAAGCTCAACAGTGAATGGATCGTGTATAGTCCGTCGGTCATCTACTCGATCTCCAAGCTGATCGAATTAAAATCGGAGGATGGTGATCAGATTCTGATTCAAACGCCTGCTTACGATGCATTTTTCAAAATGATCCACGCTCAAAATCGAACGGTTCTAGAAACGAAGCTGCATTATCAAAATCACCAATACACGATTGATTTTGTTGATCTAGAAAATAAATTAAGCCAAGCTAACTGTAAAATCTTTCTTTTATGCAGCCCGCATAATCCGACTGGACGAGTCTGGACAAAAGAAGAGCTGACTACAATCATTCAATTGTGCCAAACGCATGATGTCTTCTTGATTTCAGATGAAATCCATATGGATATTTTACGTAAAGGAGAGCATCATACCCCAATTTTCCAGTGGGCAGTTGACACACAACAGATCGCTTTATGTACATCAGCCAGCAAAACGTTCAATACACCAGGGTTGATTGCTTCGTATCTGATGGTTCCAGACGCTGAGCTTCGCGAACAGTTTATGTACATTCTAAAGAATCGAGATGGACTTTCTTCCACAAGTATTTTAGGATTGGATAGTACTATCACGGCCTACAATCACTGTCACGATTGGCTTGATCAGCTAAATCATTACCTTGATAAAAATGTTCAACTGACTACACAGTTTATTCGAGAAGAATTACCAGAATTAATTGTAATAGAAGCTCAGGCAACTTATTTACTTTGGATCGATTGTTCCAACCTTCCCTTTACAATGGCGCAACTGCAGTCCGCACTGATCCATGAAGGGAAAGTAGCGATCATGGATGGTACAACCTACGGAGAATCTGGAAAAGACTTCTTGCGTTTGAATATTGGTTGTTCAAAAGAAAAACTGCTCGATGGTCTGATGCGGCTGAAAAAGAGTATTTTATATTTAAAAAAATAA
- a CDS encoding YxeA family protein produces MIMAKKFIKKTVSIAALLLVSAFCFRLYTHNNTSDAAAFIDRLNPLVQTETLYVRTTDRYAYKFPDSVSKIDNYTYIQTCFDKNGQTRKLAYTSFGRPLTPKRFLKVTTKGQSIQHWEEIDEQEIPRKIISLL; encoded by the coding sequence ATGATTATGGCAAAAAAGTTTATCAAGAAAACGGTGAGTATTGCTGCATTGCTGCTGGTCAGTGCATTTTGTTTTCGTCTATATACGCACAATAATACATCAGATGCAGCAGCGTTTATTGATCGGCTCAATCCCTTAGTTCAGACTGAAACCTTGTATGTAAGAACAACAGATCGGTACGCGTATAAATTCCCTGATTCCGTGAGCAAAATAGATAATTATACGTATATCCAGACCTGTTTTGATAAAAATGGACAGACACGAAAGTTAGCCTATACTTCGTTTGGCAGACCGCTTACGCCGAAGAGATTTCTAAAAGTGACGACAAAAGGGCAGAGTATCCAACATTGGGAAGAGATCGACGAGCAAGAAATCCCTCGAAAAATCATTTCACTGTTATAA